A stretch of Plasmodium chabaudi chabaudi strain AS genome assembly, chromosome: 14 DNA encodes these proteins:
- a CDS encoding DNA repair protein rhp16, putative, translating into MDNSLDKLFSKQERLYKEIIEANCFYVKKLNEWIGDKHVKKLRLKKDDIDLTPKLLINRAQSKASRCRVCGLCIEKKSLRIGYPSKDPRGNYGYISCWVHLDCSKKILYAVLYVEENKECLKKYLINSEEITCTSDHNSYEQFIHKNIKWELFFGHYDELDDEEKEKLKEITKPYDAKDYEHGKNSFEIFVKKEKDSVFSNNLMKAEKKQIINYELNVPKELKFELLKYQKEGVSWMINQENSKHKGGILADEMGMGKTIQAITLILCQKINRMKSSEMNIKEIEENIKEEKVDVCVKTEQTNMTNYSNSMDDNTNLIKNQVKVKEEDSEKSIILIESDDNKCFGMKRKSKYFIKSEKDKKSKKGNSKNNKTGKNSKDNSSEKVLHGQTLIIAPIAAVMQWKSEIEKFVEKDFLKVYIYHGSNKKISSKELLEYDVVITSYAMVEINFRKIINKHKIACEYCGRLYLPSTLIIHQKYFCGPNAVRTEKLKKRKKKNKDTALVAMKKFDDHFVPTPKNVFLEILNENKENVKDDKDIKGKSRKGNEKLEKKNTKKNVPFEENELIVLSSRESESDSSESKKSIFSPLLRKTSSRVIDLCNVGFEKEAIEKSIEDIYKKKKKNIQWNIVIKYVLTNHLYSIDMNDKCKDVLVEIYLSNNILEDQELKSLNMGELKVLLITMGKHVFGTKIELINRVLVSAKYIRQELEEEMKKIEDNNKKKTKKGNKNSKAMTKKGVKKESIDLNSHTDSDYEHSSSENCKKEYGSSSKIKKEDSNGTLAKDTGRSNRKRRNTIGSCTVGKRESSNEMNKKIKKEQKNSSKKRKRYNSESSDGEQFTARSSPRLSIKSSGGLSSRGSPRLAAKLSGGLSSKRSSKLAVKSSDDSSVNYLGSQSGESSESFYDESENSSDTVMSYASIIIEKNKIKNKNKKMKRKGSDIFDESLLHLIEWNRIILDEAHRIKNRIASTSQSIFNLKCSGYRWCLTGTPLQNRIGELYSLIRFLEFYPYAYYFCSKKDCKCSLINFEMRDNKYCTICDHTRMCHFNYFNKRILKPIQSFGYNGEGVNSMFYLKNEILDEILLRRTKGEREKDIKLKPLIVSIRKDKLSNEEKDFYESLYKKTTTQFDKYVKSNTVLHNYAHIFDLLSRLRQAADHPYLILFGNTFLSDPSGKFIKKNSAIIPAISNDFVCGICLENVPRKNNVNTKCNHHFHKDCLKQYIESFELENKGTEGEENYGIKKYNTYNIVTNCSDTEKCDNTNMIVFGNDDNNEEKNNSELNRNYKSLSVVKFKDRENSQFVSLTNNIENIKDHPLGCPVCYVPLTVDFNAFANDEDKMDDEEIIVCKEEVTHINKSFINRINTDEYQTSTKIEAIYEEVRNVINNTDDKCLIFSQYCSMLDLIEYHLKKNNIICSKLLGYMSMVSRNNILYNFNNDKQLRVLLISLKAGGEGLNLQVANRIFIVDPWWNPAAELQAIQRAHRIGQTKTVYAIRFIIENTVEEKIIQLQNKKQLVFDCTIGNSGSAMQKLTKEDLAFLFHA; encoded by the exons AAGGCTTTATAAGGAAATAATTGAAGCAAACTGTTTTTATGTAAAGAAACTTAATGAATGGATAGGTGATAAACAtgtcaaaaaattaagattAAAGAAAGACGATATTGATTTAACTcctaaattattaataaataggGCACAATCAA aaGCTAGCCGGTGTAGAGTGTGTGGGCTGtgtattgaaaaaaaaagtttaagAATAGGATATCCATCCAAAGACCCTAGAGGGAATTATGGATACATTAGTTGTTGGGTTCATTTAGATtgtagtaaaaaaatactatatgctgttttatatgttgaagaaaataaggaatgtttaaaaaaatatttaataaatagcGAAGAAATTACATGTACAAGTGATCATAATAGTTATGAACAGTtcatacataaaaatataaaatgggaattattttttgggcATTATGATGAGCTAGAcgatgaagaaaaagaaaaactaAAAGAGATAACTAAACCATATGATGCAAAAGATTACGAACatggaaaaaatagttttgAGATATTCgtaaagaaagaaaaagatagtgtattttcaaataatttgatgaaagcagaaaaaaaacaaataattaattatgaaTTAAATGTACCAAAGGAACTtaaatttgaattattaaaatatcaaaaagaAGGTGTATCATGGATGATAAATCAGGAAAATTCAAAACATAAAGGAGGTATACTAGCGGATGAAATGGGTATGGGAAAAACAATACAAGCAATAACATTAATCTTGtgtcaaaaaataaatagaatGAAAAGTAGcgaaatgaatataaaggAAATAGAAGAAAACATAAAGGAAGAAAAAGTCGATGTTTGTGTAAAAACGGAACAAACTAATATGACTAACTATAGTAATAGTATGGATGATAATACTAActtgataaaaaatcaagTTAAAGTAAAAGAAGAAGACTCAGAGAAaagtattattttgattgaaagtgatgataataaatgttttggaatgaaaagaaaatcaaaatattttattaaatctGAAAAGGATAAAAAGAGTAAAAAAGGGAATAGTAAGAATAATAAGACAGGAAAGAATTCTAAAGATAATAGTTCAGAAAAAGTATTACATGGTCAGACATTAATAATAGCACCTATTGCAGCTGTAATGCAATGGAAATcagaaatagaaaaatttgttgaaaaggattttttaaaagtatatatatatcatggtagtaataaaaaaatatcttcAAAAGAATTATTGGAATATGATGTTGTTATAACATCATATGCTATGGTAGAAATTAATTttcgaaaaataataaataaacataaaatagcATGTGAATATTGTGGTAGATTATATTTACCATCAACTTTAATTATacatcaaaaatatttttgtggGCCTAATGCTGTTAGAactgaaaaattaaaaaaacgaaaaaaaaaaaataaagatacaGCACTTGTTgctatgaaaaaatttgatGATCATTTTGTACCTACCccaaaaaatgtttttttagaaATTCTAAATGagaataaagaaaatgtaaAAGATGATAAAGACATAAAAGGGAAATCACGAAAAGggaatgaaaaattagaaaaaaaaaatacaaaaaagaaTGTGCCATTTGAAGAGAATGAACTTATAGTATTAAGTTCTAGAGAATCAGAAAGTGATAGTTCTGAATCTAAGAAATCCATTTTTTCTCCTTTGCTTCGTAAAACATCAAGTAGAGTAATCGATTTATGTAATGTAGGTTTTGAGAAAGAAGCAATTGAAAAAAGTATtgaagatatatataaaaaaaaaaaaaaaaatatacaatggaatatagttataaaatatgtattaacaaatcatttatatagtATAGATATGAATGATAAATGTAAAGATGTTCTAGTAGAAATATATCTgagtaataatattttagaaGATCAGGAACTTAAAAGTTTAAATATGGGAGAACTGAaagtattattaataactATGGGTAAGCATGTATTTGGTACAAAAATCGAATTAATAAATCGTGTGTTAGTATCCgctaaatatataagacAAGAATTAGAagaagaaatgaaaaaaattgaagataataataaaaagaaaacaaaaaaaggaaacaaaaatagtaaaGCTATGACTAAAAAAGGTGTTAAAAAAGAGTCCATCGATTTGAATAGTCATACCGATTCAGATTATGAGCATAGTAGTTCtgaaaattgtaaaaaagaatatggTAGTAGtagtaaaattaaaaaggaagATAGTAACGGCACATTGGCAAAGGATACTGGCCGAAGTAATCGTAAAAGACGTAACACTATTGGTAGTTGTACAGTTGGAAAAAGAGAAAGCAGTAatgaaatgaataaaaaaatcaaaaaagaacaaaaaaatagtagcaaaaaaaggaaaagatATAATAGTGAAAGTAGTGATGGAGAACAATTTACTGCTAGATCATCTCCAAGATTGTCAATCAAATCGTCTGGTGGTTTATCCTCTAGAGGGTCACCCAGGTTAGCAGCAAAATTGTCGGGTGGTTTGTCCTCTAAAAGGTCATCTAAATTGGCTGTAAAATCGTCTGATGATTCTTCAGTGAATTATTTGGGAAGTCAAAGTGGGGAATCTAGCGAAAGTTTTTATGATGAAAGTGAAAATAGTAGTGATACTGTTATGTCATATGCTTCGAtaattattgaaaaaaataaaataaaaaataagaataaaaagatgaaaagaAAAGGGTCCGATATATTTGATGAAAGTTTATTACATTTAATAGAATGGAATAGAATAATATTAGATGAAGCAcatagaataaaaaatagaatagCATCAACAAGTCAatcaatttttaatttaaaatgttcAGGTTATAGATGGTGTTTAACTGGAACACCATTACAGAATAGGATTGGAGAATTATACAGTTTAATACGATTTTTAGAATTTTATCCATatgcttattatttttgttctaAAAAAGATTGTAAATGttctttaataaattttgaaatgagagataataaatattgtacTATTTGTGATCATACAAGAATGTgtcattttaattattttaataaaaggaTATTAAAGCCTATACAATCATTTGGATATAATGGGGAAGGTGTAAATAGTATGTTTTAtcttaaaaatgaaatattagaTGAAATATTACTTAGAAGAACAAAAGGTGAAAGagaaaaagatataaaattgaaacCATTAATAGTTAGTATTCGGAAAGATAAATTATCTAATGAAGAAAAGGATTTTTATGaatctttatataaaaaaacaacaacacaatttgataaatatgttaaatCAAATACAgttttacataattatgcccatatttttgatttattaagTAGATTAAGACAAGCTGCTGATCATCcatatttaattctttttggaaatacatttttaagtGATCCATCTggtaaatttataaaaaaaaattctgcAATTATTCCAGCTATTTCAAATGATTTTGTATGTGGAATATGTTTGGAAAATGTCccaagaaaaaataatgtgaaTACAAAATGtaatcatcattttcataaagATTGTTTAAAGCAATATATAGAAAGTTTTgaattagaaaataaaggTACTGAAGGTGAAGAAAATTAtggtattaaaaaatataatacatataatattgtaaCCAATTGTTCAGATACTGAAAAATGtgataatacaaatatgatTGTGTTTggaaatgatgataataatgaagagAAGAATAATTCTGAATTAAatagaaattataaatCTCTTTCTGTTGTTAAATTTAAAGATCGAGAAAATTCTCAATTTGTTAGTTTAACAAATAacattgaaaatataaaggatCACCCATTAGGTTGTCCAGTATGTTATGTTCCACTAACTGTTGATTTTAATGCCTTTGCAAATGATGAAGACAAAATGGATGATGAAGAAATTATTGTATGTAAGGAAGAAGTTAcacatattaataaaagttttataaatagAATTAATACTGATGAATATCAAACTAGTACAAAAATTGAAGCTATTTATGAAGAAGTTCGaaatgttataaataatactgATGATAAatgtttaatattttcacaaTATTGTTCTATGTTAGATTTAATAgaatatcatttaaaaaaaaataatattatatgttctAAATTATTAGGATATATGTCAATGGTTTcaagaaataatattttatataattttaataatgataaacaATTAAGAGTATTACTTATAAGTTTAAAAGCAGGAGGAGAGGGATTAAATTTGCAGGTTGCCAAtagaatttttattgttgaTCCTTGGTGGAATCCTGCTGCAGAATTGCAAGCCATTCAACGAGCTCATCGTATAGGACAAACAAAAACTGTCTATGCTATTCGGTttattattgaaaatactgttgaagaaaaaattatccaattgcaaaataaaaagcaGTTAGTATTTGATTGTACTATTGGAAATTCAGGAAGTGCCATgcaaaaattaacaaaggAAGACTTAGCCTTTTTATTCCATGCATGA